Proteins found in one Quercus robur chromosome 2, dhQueRobu3.1, whole genome shotgun sequence genomic segment:
- the LOC126708354 gene encoding serine/threonine-protein kinase EDR1 isoform X2, giving the protein MSKMKHLLRKLHIGGGGINDHHRLASSESTRPSPNLSPTPSQSPSASESSSSAHGGGMGRIGAVESSSSSVGDRTVTDGGGVVAAEVDFNLLEEEFQVQLALAISASDPDSREDPETAQIDAAKRISLGGSASISDNQALVKFLSPRYWSYNVVNYHEKVMDGFYDVYGITSNLDTQGTMPLLVDLQAINISDNVDYEVILVNRLVDLELQKLEKTACAISLECQVSKHGLILSGLIQKIADLVVDRMGGPVGNADQMLRRWNMRSYELRNSLNTIILPLGRLDIGLSRHRALLFKVLADRINLPCMLVKGSYYTGTDDGAVNFIKIDDGSEYIIDLMGAPGALIPAEVPSSHLPNPGFAVRSFADVIGTPKDICSMNDEGSRTLAVPPDLDSVFKDGSSKPDEASVVGFQTKENQIEGFEHQCEKLLPSPHKSCESLSGKYGKASCAQKKKVKDVSKYVISAAKNPEFAQKLHAVLLESGASPPPDLFLDINSHDLGEQKVLEHIDMAIGKNVDNNPYKVLSSHELEPLNNVNCDGKQKLSAERLANQNKELETNTILSYSEFTSEGYVLVGTGTNEKFQTDATGVNMVTPNPFQMNARALNEERILESFLDTAAPFSDNTDKRCFQDKIGGFSNDIDLGNESAAKLIEKANSGTRVDAHSEGINPVLRGVPVWDFPWEDIRNGERIGIAESCKRQRNIAPSSDEKQCFQDNIGGLFNGIESGEESAIEMASSCLRIACSEGINPVLREVAEWEIPWEDLRIGERIGIGSYGEVYRADWNGTEVAVKKFLDQDFSGDSLVQFKSEVEIMLRLRHPNVVLFMGAVTRSPHFSILTEFLPRGSLYRLLHRPNPPIDEKRRMRMALDVAKGMNYLHTSHPPIVHRDLKSPNLLVDKNWVVKVCDFGLSRTKHHTFLSSQSTAGTPEWMAPEVLRNERANEKCDVYSFGIILWELSTLRIPWKGLNPMQVVGAVGFQNRRLEIPEEVDPVVAQIICDCWQTDPDLRPSFSQLMSSLRHLQRLVVPTNRLTQ; this is encoded by the exons ATGTCGAAAATGAAGCATCTACTGAGAAAGCTTCACATCGGTGGTGGTGGAATCAATGACCATCACAGACTCGCCTCGTCCGAGTCGACTCGTCCTTCTCCGAATTTGAGTCCCACTCCGAGTCAAAGCCCGAGCGCTTCCGAGTCTTCCTCCTCCGCGCACGGCGGCGGAATGGGGAGAATTGGTGCCGTTGAGTCTTCGTCGTCGTCGGTAGGTGATCGGACGGTTACcgatggtggtggtgttgttgcTGCTGAGGTGGATTTCAATCTGTTGGAGGAGGAGTTTCAGGTACAGTTAGCCCTAGCTATTAGCGCTTCCGATCCCGATTCGCGTGAGGATCCCGAGACCGCTCAGATCGACGCCGCGAAGCGGATTAGTCTCGGTGGCTCCGCTTCTATTTCCGATAATCAGGCCCTCGTTAAGTTTCTCTCGCCTCGATATTGG AGCTATAATGTTGTCAATTATCATGAAAAAGTGATGGATGGATTTTATGATGTATATGGCATTACCTCAAATTTGGACACACAAGGGACGATGCCATTGTTGGTGGATCTTCAAGCAATAAACATTTCAGATAATGTTGACTATGAAGTTATTTTAGTAAACCGCTTGGTTGATCTTGAACTTCAAAAGCTTGAGAAGACAGCATGTGCCATATCCCTGGAGTGTCAAGTTTCTAAACATGGTCTGATTTTAAGTGGCCTAATTCAGAAAATTGCTGATCTTGTTGTTGATAGAATGGGTGGTCCAGTTGGCAATGCTGATCAAATGTTGAGAAGGTGGAACATGAGAAGTTATGAGTTGCGGAATTCTCTTAACACTATTATTCTTCCCCTCGGACGTCTTGATATTGGACTTTCCCGCCACAGGGCCTTGCTATTTAAG GTACTAGCTGATAGGATTAATCTTCCATGTATGCTGGTCAAAGGAAGCTACTACACTGGCACTGATGATGGAGCTGTGAACTTCATCAAAATTGATGATGGAAG tgaatatattattgatCTCATGGGTGCTCCTGGCGCCCTAATTCCTGCTGAAGTACCGAGCAGTCATCTTCCAAATCCAGGCTTTGCTGTAAGGAGCTTTGCAGATGTCATAGGAACACCCAAAGATATATGTTCGATGAATGATGAAGGAAGTAGAACACTAGCTGTACCGCCTGATCTTGATAGTGTTTTCAAAGATGGCAGTTCAAAGCCAGATGAAGCTTCTGTTGTAGGGttccaaacaaaagaaaaccaaattgAGGGATTTGAACACCAGTGTGAGAAGCTTCTTCCATCACCGCATAAATCATGTGAAAGCTTATCTGGAAAATATGGAAAAGCATCGTGCGcacagaaaaagaaagttaaggATGTCTCAAAGTATGTAATCAGTGCAGCAAAGAACCCAGAATTTGCACAGAAACTACATGCTGTTCTGTTAGAGAGTGGTGCATCTCCTCCACCAGATTtgtttttggacataaattcACATGATCTGGGTGAGCAGAAAGTGCTTGAACATATTGATATGGCAATTGGTAAAAATGTAGATAATAATCCTTATAAGGTTTTGTCAAGCCATGAGCTGGAGCCTTTGAACAATGTTAATTGTGATGGGAAACAAAAACTGTCTGCAGAGAGGTTAGCCAATCAAAATAAAGAATTGGAGACAAATACCATTCTATCCTACTCTGAATTTACATCTGAGGGATATGTGCTTGTTGGTACTGGAACTAATGAAAAATTCCAGACCGATGCTACAGGTGTAAATATGGTTACTCCCAATCCGTTTCAAATGAATGCAAGAGCTTTGAATGAGGAACGCATtcttgaatcatttttggacaCTGCAGCCCCATTCAGTGACAATACTGATAAACGCTGCTTTCAGGATAAGATTGGAGGATTTTCTAATGACATTGATTTGGGAAATGAATCTGCTGCGAAATTAATTGAAAAGGCCAACAGTGGTACCCGTGTTGATGCTCATAGTGAGGGTATTAACCCAGTGCTCAGGGGGGTTCCAGTATGGGATTTTCCATGGGAGGATATACGAAATGGTGAACGAATTGGTATTG CTGAATCTTGCAAAAGACAACGTAACATTGCACCATCGAGTGATGAGAAACAGTGTTTTCAGGATAATATTGGAGGATTATTTAATGGCATTGAATCAGGTGAAGAATCTGCAATAGAAATGGCCAGCAGTTGTCTTCGCATTGCGTGTAGCGAGGGTATTAATCCAGTGCTCAGGGAAGTTGCAGAATGGGAAATTCCATGGGAGGATCTACGGATTGGTGAACGAATTGGTATTG GTTCATATGGTGAGGTTTATCGTGCAGATTGGAATGGCACT GAAGTTGCTGTCAAGAAGTTTCTAGACCAAGATTTCTCTGGTGATTCATTGGTTCAGTTTAAAAGTGAA GTTGAAATCATGTTAAGACTGAGACATCCTAATGTTGTCCTTTTCATGGGAGCAGTTACTCGCTCCCCACATTTCTCAATACTGACAGAGTTTCTTCCCAG GGGGAGTTTGTATAGATTACTGCATCGTCCCAATCCTCCAATTGATGAAAAGAGGCGAATGCGGATGGCTCTCGATGTG GCCAAGGGAATGAATTACTTGCACACAAGCCATCCTCCCATCGTGCATCGAGATCTTAAGTCTCCAAATCTTCTTGTTGATAAAAATTGGGTTGTTAAG gtttgtgattttggtttgtcACGCACAAAGCACCACACGTTTCTGTCTTCTCAGTCTACCGCTGGAACG CCTGAATGGATGGCACCTGAAGTTCTAAGGAATGAACGTGCCAATGAGAA GTGTGATGTATATAGCTTTGGTATCATATTGTGGGAGTTATCTACTTTACGTATCCCTTGGAAAGGGTTGAACCCAATGCAGGTTGTTGGAGCTGTTGGATTCCAGAATAGGCGTCTTGAAATTCCAGAAGAGGTTGATCCAGTAGTAGCACAGATAATATGTGATTGCTGGCAAAC GGACCCAGATCTACGGCCCTCTTTCTCACAGCTTATGTCCAGTCTTCGCCATCTTCAACGTCTAGTTGTACCTACAAATCGATTGACACAGTGA